From Dryobates pubescens isolate bDryPub1 chromosome 40, bDryPub1.pri, whole genome shotgun sequence:
GCCCGGGAGTGGCGGCCGGCGACTTCCGGGAgtgccggcggcggcggcgctcgGGCAGGTCAGCGCGcgcagcggggcgggggggagggggggaggcagagccGCCAGCGCCCCCTGGTGGTGGGGCGGGAGGTTGGAGGGGGGGACGGGCAGGGATCGGTCCCAGCCCGCAGCTGACTCCGTGTCCGGTAGCGCCGGGATCCCGGTTTTGGGAGACCCATCCCCGCGGTCCCGTCCCCGGGCTGTTCCCGCAGCCTGGCCGTCCCGTCCCCGCGGCGCCATCCTCGGGGTGGCCCCGGAGACCTCTCCCCTGGTAActccatccccagaggtcccgGGTCCCCACCGTCCCCTCGCCGGTATCTCCCTCGCAGCCCGGTGGTCCCGTGCCCATAGCCCTGCAGTCACATCCCCGGTGTCCCCATGGTCCCATCCCGGTGGTCCCATCCCCGGTATCTCATCCCGGTGGTCCCATCCCGGTGTCCCCATGGTCCCATCCCGGTGGTCCTATCCTgtgtccccccagccccatccccgcTGGTCCCACCCCCGGTATCTCATCCCGGTGGTCCCACCCCCGGTGGTCCCATCCCGGTGGTCCCATCCCCGCTGGTCCCATCCCCGGTATCTCATCCCGGTGGTCCCATCCCCGCTGGTCCCATCCCCGGTATCCCATCCCGGTGGTCCCACCCCCGGTGGTCCCATCCCCGGTGGTCCCATCCCGGTGTCCCCATCCCGGTGGTCCCCACGGTCCCGTCCCAGGGCTCCCATCCTGCAGTGACTCCTCACGGCcctggcccagcccagcagtcctgcccctgccagccggCTGTCCCCTATCCCCCTAgcgctgtccccaggctgtggccCCCACCCTGGTGTCCCCCCCTGTGGCGCGGGGGGGGGCGGTGACAGCTGCCTCGGCAGGGCCCCCGCCGGCACCATGAGCACCGAGACCCTGGTGAAGGACGTCAAGCCTGGGCTGAAGAACCTCAACCTCATCTTCATCGTgctggagacaggtgggggcgGGGGGTTAGGAGGTGACCTGCTGgggggaaggacctgggggggccctggggggcagcagctgctccgtgggtcagcagtgtgcccctgGGGCCGGGAAAGCCAAAGGgaccctggggggcagcagctggaggcagcttctcctccccccctgctctgccctgctgagacctcccctggagtactgcatccagctctgggctcagggatctgctggggggggtccaagggagggctgtgaggatgctgcagggccctggagcactgcctggggggggaggagaggctgagggccctgggggtgctgagcgaaggctgagagggatctgatggATGTCTGTcgagagctgggggctggggggcaggaggcaggggccaggctctgctcagctgcagcctggggcaggccaaggggcaggggagggaagctgcagcccaggaggttgcagctcagcaccaggagcagcttctgccctgggagggtggcagagccctggggcaggctgcccagggaggctgcggagtctccttccctgcagcctctccagccctgcctggctgcgcTCCTGgggggccctgggctgggctctgtggctctggcagggggggcttgggctgggagacctccagaggtcccttctggcccctgAGATCCTCTGATCGCTGTGTCCCTCCCCCAGGTACCGctgccccgcccccgccccacTGACCCCTCCCATCTCCGCTGACCCCCCCTTAGCCCCGCTGACCCCTCCCAATCCCGCTGACCCCTCCCCCAAACCCCGctgacctcccccagcccctactgacgcccccagccccgctgtccccccccagccccgctgaccccccccagcccctactgaccccccccagccccactgaccccccccagcccctactgacgcccccagccccgccgtccccccccagccccgctgagctgccccccttgccccccccaGGCCGGGTGACCAAGACCAAGGACGGGCACGAGGTGAGGACCTGCAAGGTGGCCGACAAGACCGGCAGCATCAACATCTCGGTGTGGGACGATGTGGgcaacctcatccagcctggggacATCATTCGCCTCACCAAGGGGTAccctgccccccccgccccccccctcaGGGCCCCtcgcaccccctccccagcctcatctcctcctcctcctcctcctcctccagctacGCTTCGGTCTTCAAGGGCTGCCTGACTCTGTACACAGGGCGCGGGGGGGACCTGCAGAAGATCGGAGAGTAAGGCAGGCctggggggcacggggggggctggggggggtcccaCCGGAGCTGGGAGGGGCTCCTGGGGGTGCCCAccgcccccaccccaccccctgcttTGTGCCCTCCAGGTTCTGCATGGTGTACTCTGAGGTGCCCAACTTCAGCGAGCCCAACCCTGAGTATGTGGCACAGCAGTCGCAGGGCAAAGGGgtgagccgggggggggggctgaggggggctgggggcgtgGGGAGGGGCCCAGGCTGGCACCACTGGGACCCCTGAGCCATCCCCCACCCTGGTTCCTGGCTcacagttgggggggggggggggcgggggttgtctccatctcctccacagGCCCAGAACGAGAGCACAACTGCAGCTGCTTCACAGAGCAACCAGggcccccccgcagcccccccaggtagccccctccccaccctggggaggctgtgagACCCCAAGcccgggagcagggcagggggctgggcctgGGGCTCTGTTggtctgccccctcccctccccccccaagccctgcctgctcctgggggctgcctcCGGCCTCACCCCTGCCCTGCGCTCTCCTTCCAGCCCCCGACAGCCAGAACGGGAATGGGCTGAGCCCGGGGGGCGCCGCCCACCCCCCCGGGCCCCCCGCCCACCCCCCCAGCGGCCGCATCACGCgcagccagcctgggcacccCGGGGGGGCCCCCGGCCCCGTCAGCAACGGCAAAGAGACTCGAAGGAGCAGCAAGAGATAACGGcctggggaccccccccccgggcccccccAGCACGgctttgggggctggggggggtcctgGCCCCtcacccctcagcagcccccggggggaggaagtgggggggctggcccctgctgcccatccccccccccccccaacctgtgtgcctccagggaaggggggggggaggggtcctgGAACCTCTTTTCTTGGGGGTCCAGGGAAGAAGGGGGCGGAGCTGCCTGGGtgtcccaccccccaccccccaaaacgggggtctgcagcccccccccgagCTGTGCCCCCCACCTGCCTGCgccccaggaggtgccagggtgggcaTCAATAAAGGTtgagctcctgcctgtgccctgcctgctccttgccCATGCCCTGGCCCTGTCTTGGGGGTCTggacccccccctgcccccccgcaccccctcccttcccccctcccttccaggCCCCTCCCGGCAgagggctggctgggagcagctccagggtgaCCCTTggcccccccccggggctgggtgcagcaagcagagggcagagctgcagcacgaGGCTGGGGGCCACTGAGTGGGGAACCCCCCCCCGGCCCTCACCAccggcactggtgaggcccccccccccgagcagggtgggcacgggaggggtgcccgggggggcagtgggggctgtGCCCTCTGGGGAGGGGCACCGCGAACAGGATGATGCCAGGgacccgggggggggggagggggcgacACGACAGCCCCGCTGAGCCGGGGGGGGCACCCCTGGGACCCTGCTCCACgccgggagggggagggggggggcgggaggtgccaggggggtGCCAGCTCCTGTGGGCCCCACACACGTGGAGGGGAAGGGCAATCCCCGTGGGCCTCCTGGCACCCAGGGACGGTGCccggcagcagggtggggggtgggggggtgggcaggggtgcCCAgcctcggggtggggggggtgggggggcggggggctgccgccgccgccgccgttaTCTCCCCTGCCGGTGAAACATTAACCCCCCCAGCGCCGCTGCCCTGCTTGCAAAACCTCCCCTCAAGGACAAGTGGCACCCCCACGGCGtgcccaccccccaccagcacccaggcaACCCCCCCACGGGTGAGGGGGGGGTCCGGAGACAGCCGTCTGGCCCTGCTGGTGCCccgctccccccagccccccctccccggggGAGTCCCTgagcgccccccccccccccgggccacCTGTGCCCAAGCCGTGACCCTGATGCCGCCTGGCACTTCCCACCCGGCCGCAGGAGGGTTCGTAcccacgggggggggggggaagggggtcgCGGGTGCGGGGGAGCCTGTGTGGGACCAGGGCCCCCCCCCGCAGCTTCCACCCCACCCTCACATCCGCGTcgccttctttcccttcccccccccaccccccgcaacctccttcctgcccccagctccgcCGCAGGCTGCAGGATCTGGCCCCCATGGGCACCGGTTGGCTCCTCCTGGGggcgctggggctgctggctcgGGGGGTCCCGGGGGGTTCCCCGGGGCCGCTGCCCGAGGACGCGGCGCAGGAGCACGGCTactacctgcagcagctcttcggGCAGTACGGTGCCAACGGGACGCTGCCCTCCGAGGGGCTGGCAcggctgctgggcagcctggggctgggcagggtgcaggtGGTGCGGATCCAGCACGAGGAGCTGGGCCACGGCCACGTCAGCcacctggacctgctggaggtgcaggaggagaagcatCGGCACCGGCACCCGGCCTGGGAGCACAGCCCGGAGCTGGCCCccggcagccccctgcccacccgtgccgccgccgccgccgccaggtACCCGCCCGCCCCCTCCCGGGGGGGATGCTGCCGGCCAGCCCCGGTGCGGCGCTGGGAGCCCGGGGTGGGGATCTGGGGGGGAAgagtggggggcaggggatAAAGGTTTCATCCATCCtcatacccccccccccccccccgcctccagcccccagccctcccagacACCAAGCTGGACCAAGCCGGTGCCCGCCGAGCCCTCCGGTGccacccctggggcaccccCACGCCCCCAGGCGGGGCTCAGCCTCCTGGGGAGGGTCCTGGGCCTGGAGCACTCCGGTGCCGACCACCCCCACGATGATGTGagtgggatttgggggggggggaggggggtgtctCATCATTCCACTCTGCCGGGAGCACCCCGAGGGGGGGGggtcctggctgctcttcagcctgcagcaggaaccgggagcagcccccccccagccccctccccagccccactcagggctgtgccccccccccgcagTGCCTCAACGTCtcgcagctgctgggcagcttcgGGCTGGACTCGGGGTCGCAGCTGACCCCCGAGCAgttcaccctgctctgcccggCCCTGCTCTACCAGATCGACAGCAGAGTCTGCATCCAGCACCGCGACGAGGTGACGCTGCCCCCCCCGGGGGGGGCCCTCTGGCCAGGTAACCCCAAAACCCaggccccttccccagcccccagccccaggtcgCTCATCCCTGGCTCCCCTGCGGCCCCTGCGGTCCCCAGGACCCTCAGCTCCGTAACCCCCTGGCTCTGCGGCTCCCTGTTCTGGCTCCCTCACAGTCTGGACCCTGTGGTCCCTGCCCCCTGAGCCCCTGGTCCCCAGGGTCCCTGTCCCTGCACCCCAAGCCCCTGGACCCTCATCAGAGGGTCTCCATGGTCCCTGTACCCTAAGCCCCTGGTCCCCAGGGTCCCTGTCCCTGCACCCCAAGCCCCTGGACTCTCCTCAGATGGTCCCCAGGGTGCCTGTCCCCTGAGCCCCTGGTACCCCTGGTCCCTATCCCTGCATCCCCACCCCTGACTCCTCCatcaacacccccacccccaccccgcgAAGTCCCTCACCCTCCCtggatcccccccccccccccagcatctaATCCTCAcatccccctccctgccaccccatCCCCACACTGACACCCCCCACGCCCCCCACCCAAGcgccctcctccttctccaacCCCATCacatccccccccaccccgtcccCACCCCTGCATCCCTCCACCTCAGCCCTGCGCCCCCATCCCCGGGAGctcgccccctccccgcccggGCGGTGCCCATCTCACCCTGcccgcagggctgggctgggggctcctggctgtggcgctgctcagcctgccctcGGCCCTGGCCATCGCCCTGGTGCCGCTGCTGAGCCGCAGCTCCTTCCGCTCCCTGCTGACCTTCCTGGTGGCCCTGGCCGTGGGCACCCTCTGCGGGGAtgctctcctccacctctggccCCACGTAGGTACCACCCAAGCCCCCAGTGGGCTGGCACCCAGCGGGGGGTGGAGCCCTGGGTGGAGCCTGGGTGGCATCTGAGGAGGGTTCGGAGGTCCTGGGTGGGTTCCTGGTGGCATCTAAGGAGGGTTTGGGGCCATGGTTGGTATCTAAGGAGGGGACCCCCTGAGCCACCGGCTCCctgttccccctccccccccctctgtgtgcccaggctcagggcaggcacCAGGAGGCGTTGGCAGAGCCGGGGGCGgcggtgctgcaggggctggcagcgctggggggCATCTACCTTCtcttcctgctggagctgctcctgggggtgctgcgGCGGAGCCGGGAGGCCACGgtgagagcccaggggcaccggGCACCGGGCATGGCATGGGGCTGCCACCGGCTCCGGCTGGCACCGGGCACAGTGCGGGGCTGCCACCGGCTCCGGCTGGCACCCagtctctctgccttccccaccccagcaaCGCTCCCCTGGAGAGAGCCTCGAGGTGGCCGTGGGGGTCCTGGCACCGTTACAAGGAGGTAAggacccctccctcccccctccccccactcctTGCACcccgcagcccctgcagcccccagccctgacccccagctccgTGACCCTCCCACCGCAGGGAGCGAGCTGGCGGCGCCGGAGCCAGAGCTGGAGCTTAAGCCCCACGGACACTCCCACGGACACACCCACGGACACTCCCACGGACACACCCACGGACACACCCACGGACACTCCCACGGACACGCCCACGGGCACTCCCACGGCTCCACACTGCCCCCCAAGCCCGGGGCCGCCGACGTGGTCtggatggtggtgctgggggatgggatCCACAACCTGACAGACGGAGTGGCCATCGGTGAGGGGCTCAGCGCAGGGGGACACAGGGGGGGCACATGGGGTGCAGGAGGCCAAGGGGTGCACTGGGGCACAGGTGCAGGGAGACAGTGGGGACAAGGGGGACACAGGGGGACAAGGGgcacacaggggcagggggcacacaggggcagggggcgcacaggggcagggggcacacaggggcagggggcaatgGATCCTCTTCCTGCCAGGTGCTGCCTTCTCCCACAGCCTGGCCAgtggcctcagcactgccctggccgTGCTCTGCCATGAGCTGCCCCACGAGCTGGGTAggtgccacccccaccccacccttgCCCCAGCTGTGGcacccctgcagcacccccccccagccccctccccagcctccttcctcctctcgcCGcaggggacctggcagtgctgctgcaagcaggcacagccccccgcaccctcctgctcctcaacCTGCTCtcggctctgctctcctgcctgggggcagcggtgggggtggcagtggggcagagctggtcCCACCTCACCCCATGGATCCTCACCACCACCGCTGGCATCTTCCTCTACGTGGCCCTGGCCGACATGGTAAGGGGGCAGCCGGTGGGGTGGCTGCGGGGCTGGGGTCCTACAGCAGCCCCCACTGAGCTCCCCCCCGGCTATGCCCCCAGCTTCCCGAGGCGCTGCGGGGTGCCCAGGGCCCCGGGGAGGGCACCTGGAGCCGGTTCCTGCTGCAGAACGTGGGGTTCCTGCTGGGCAGTGGCATCATGCTGGGCATCGCCCTCGCCGAGGGCCACGTCCgcgcctggctgcagccctgagcgGAGCCAGGGCTCCGTCCCGCTCGCTCCCGGGGCTCGGTCCCGCTCGCCCCCGCCGCGTACCGGAGCGGGGaaccagggctggagccagcggTGGCCAAGCTGGAAGGATGCGAGGACAGCAGAAGCCCCCCGGCTGTGCCCCCAGGACTGAactttctcccctcctctgagccccccctggcaccaccatccctgggagcCTCTGTGGCTCAACCCTTCAgccccctccatccctgccaggGGAGATGTGGggtcctccctctgccctcgGGGTCCTCCCTCTGTCCCCGGGGACCTCTCTCTGCCCCCGGggtcctccctctgcccccggggtcctccctctgccctgagaTCCTCTCTCTGCCCTCGGGGTCCTCTCTCTGCCCTGAGTCCCCTCCTGGGGACCCGGGGGTCTGTTTTTTAGGGGAGGGGGCGGGTCAGGCGCATTtcccctgcccgctgcccccagcccagggcttggcagagggaggaggagaggccgAAGAAGCAAAAGCGTTTGAATAAACATCGACTGCGGCCgcggggtgaggagcagggctcgGCCTCGGCTTACACCGCAGGCAGCAGATCGAGGCTGAAgctttttcctttgcctttgtttttttggggCTGTTTTAgggtcttcccccccccccccttgttttTAGTCCCTTTTTCACCCAACCTGAGTCCCCTCTCTCTGGGGACACAGAAGGGACAAGGAccatccccagcccagctccggGGTGGGGGCTGCTGAAGGAAGCAGCTGCTTTGGCTTCGTCCCCAGACGCCCTCGGCCCAGGCTCAGGCTTTGTCCCAACACCTTCTAAGCTCCCCAGACTGCAGCTCCCCCCCGCCCAGGGCAGGaacccctcacccccagcccacccccagcccacctccagcccacccccagcatctttgcttttccttttggaaACATCAAATTCCTCCTAAATTGGCCAATCCAGGGATGCCCTCAGGGGGCCAGGACCCCCCGAacctccatccccttccccatcctctcctctgccttggACTGACTCaagtgctgcctctgctgggggcagagctcgGGAGGGCTCCAGCCTGGGgtgaggcagctggggacaggcaccagcagcaccctgagcaCCCCAGGAACTGAGTGCAGGGCacccaaggagcagcagctttggtCGAGCCGTGAGGGATTCCCTCCCCAGGGGctcaggggaaaggagaggagaaaaaaagaagaggaaggaggggaggaagcagcaggaagaagaggaaggagtggaggaaacagcaggaaggaaagggaggaggggaggaaggaaaggaaggaggggaggaaggagcagaaagagagaagagaggaggaaggagccctGCTTCATCCCCtctgagggggaggaggaggcctggcagggggtgggtgacctccctcccacccccagtcTCAGCTCCTTTTGAGGCCAGACCTTAGGGAAGGCTTCTCCTGGTGGCTCCTGAGGCCTCTTTCCTTCCATGGCTCCCTGCCAGTGAGCtcctgggggggaggaagaggaaggagaagcagggaggaggatgagcagggaggggaggatgaagagggagggagaagcaaggGGGAGAGGATGAAGAGGGAGGGCatgaaaaggagggaggaagaatcaaagggagaggatgaggagagagagggacccAGGgtgggaggatgaggaggaaggaagcagggagggaggatgaGGACCATGGGGGGAGGATGAGGGtcacctgcctggcacagaTGGAGGGCAGGATCTACGACGTCACCGGTGGGTgccagcctcccccagcaccccctgccctgccccccctgctgccaccctgtgtgcCCCTAATTGCCACCCTGTGTCCCCCCCGCAGAGTGGGCAGGGTGCCAGGGCGTGGGCATCGCCCCCGAGGCTCACCGGGTGCCCTACCACATCTCCTGCGCTGCCAGGGGCACGGTGCCAGCCGGCAGGCACAGGTGGGTGAggggcacggggggggggggggggatgtcggggggcagggggggggactGAGTCCTGCCAGGACCTCCCCCAAAACCTTCATTTTGGTGCCCCCCCAAGGGGTTCTAagccctgctgggtgccacccccctccccccctttgtTGCCCCCCAGGCAGGGGTCCCgcaagcggggggggggggggggcggcgccGTCGGTGGAGGGCGAAAACAGCTTAAGGCCCCCCCggaccccccccaaccctggcAGGCGTCACGGCGGGGGCGGGACGCGGCCCtgtgcctcccccctcccccccccgggtCCCCTGTAATGAGTAGGTGAAGGCAGCAGGGTCTGGCCCGCGGCCACCGAGCCCCACGTCACGGCCGGGGGGGGACACACCGGGTGAGTCACGGGTGGGAGGGGGGTGTCTGTCTGCCACCTCTTAgtcactgctggggggggggggagggcggggggcggcgggaggATCCccgcggggggggggaaggaaaccGCAGCAGTTTGCACTATTTAAAACCGGAGCCTCCTCCGCCCCCCCCGGCGCGACCCTGGCATTATCCCGGCGACACCGGCGGGCAGGTCgcagccagaggcagctggcACCGGGGGGGGCACGCAAAGGAGTCCGGGAGaaggcccgggggggggggggggggggcacgtCCAGGGCAGCCCCGGCGACAcgtcacacacacacccccgccCCACAGCCGTG
This genomic window contains:
- the NABP2 gene encoding SOSS complex subunit B1 — protein: MSTETLVKDVKPGLKNLNLIFIVLETGRVTKTKDGHEVRTCKVADKTGSINISVWDDVGNLIQPGDIIRLTKGYASVFKGCLTLYTGRGGDLQKIGEFCMVYSEVPNFSEPNPEYVAQQSQGKGAQNESTTAAASQSNQGPPAAPPAPDSQNGNGLSPGGAAHPPGPPAHPPSGRITRSQPGHPGGAPGPVSNGKETRRSSKR
- the SLC39A5 gene encoding zinc transporter ZIP5, which produces MGTGWLLLGALGLLARGVPGGSPGPLPEDAAQEHGYYLQQLFGQYGANGTLPSEGLARLLGSLGLGRVQVVRIQHEELGHGHVSHLDLLEVQEEKHRHRHPAWEHSPELAPGSPLPTRAAAAAASPQPSQTPSWTKPVPAEPSGATPGAPPRPQAGLSLLGRVLGLEHSGADHPHDDCLNVSQLLGSFGLDSGSQLTPEQFTLLCPALLYQIDSRVCIQHRDEVTLPPPGGALWPGLGWGLLAVALLSLPSALAIALVPLLSRSSFRSLLTFLVALAVGTLCGDALLHLWPHAQGRHQEALAEPGAAVLQGLAALGGIYLLFLLELLLGVLRRSREATQRSPGESLEVAVGVLAPLQGGSELAAPEPELELKPHGHSHGHTHGHSHGHTHGHTHGHSHGHAHGHSHGSTLPPKPGAADVVWMVVLGDGIHNLTDGVAIGAAFSHSLASGLSTALAVLCHELPHELGDLAVLLQAGTAPRTLLLLNLLSALLSCLGAAVGVAVGQSWSHLTPWILTTTAGIFLYVALADMLPEALRGAQGPGEGTWSRFLLQNVGFLLGSGIMLGIALAEGHVRAWLQP